One window of the Klebsiella sp. WP3-W18-ESBL-02 genome contains the following:
- the guaA gene encoding glutamine-hydrolyzing GMP synthase has product MTDNIHKHRILILDFGSQYTQLVARRVRELGVYCELWAWDVTEAQIREFNPSGIILSGGPESTTEANSPRAPEYVFNAGVPVFGVCYGMQTMAMQLGGHVESSTEREFGYAQVEVQTDSALIRGIEDALTADGKPLLDVWMSHGDKVTAIPEGFVTVASTETCPFAIMAHEEKRFYGVQFHPEVTHTRQGLRMLERFVRDICQCEALWTPAKIIDDAVARIREQVGDDKVILGLSGGVDSSVTAMLLHRAIGKNLTCVFVDNGLLRLNEAQQVMDMFGDHFGLNIVHVEGEQRFLDALKGENDPEAKRKIIGRVFVEVFDEEALKLEDVKWLAQGTIYPDVIESAASATGKAHVIKSHHNVGGLPKEMKMGLVEPLRELFKDEVRKIGLELGLPYDMLYRHPFPGPGLGVRVLGEVKKEYCDLLRRADAIFIEELHKADLYNKVSQAFTVFLPVRSVGVMGDGRKYDWVVSLRAVETIDFMTAHWAHLPYDFLGRVSNRIINEVNGISRVVYDISGKPPATIEWE; this is encoded by the coding sequence ATGACAGACAATATTCATAAACATCGCATTCTTATTCTCGATTTCGGATCGCAGTACACCCAGCTGGTAGCGCGTCGCGTACGTGAACTGGGCGTTTACTGTGAACTGTGGGCGTGGGATGTTACTGAAGCACAAATCCGTGAGTTCAACCCGAGCGGTATCATCCTCTCCGGCGGCCCGGAAAGCACCACCGAAGCAAACAGCCCGCGCGCGCCAGAATACGTGTTCAATGCAGGCGTTCCGGTATTCGGCGTGTGCTACGGCATGCAGACCATGGCGATGCAGCTTGGCGGCCACGTTGAAAGCTCCACCGAGCGTGAGTTCGGCTATGCGCAGGTTGAAGTGCAGACCGACAGCGCGCTGATCCGCGGTATTGAAGATGCCCTCACCGCCGACGGTAAACCGCTGCTCGACGTGTGGATGAGCCACGGCGACAAAGTGACCGCGATCCCGGAAGGCTTCGTCACCGTTGCCAGCACCGAGACCTGCCCGTTCGCCATTATGGCGCACGAAGAAAAACGCTTCTACGGTGTGCAGTTCCACCCGGAAGTGACCCATACCCGTCAGGGCCTGCGTATGCTGGAGCGTTTTGTACGCGACATCTGCCAGTGTGAAGCGCTGTGGACCCCGGCTAAAATTATCGACGATGCCGTTGCCCGCATTCGCGAGCAGGTTGGCGACGATAAAGTGATCCTCGGCCTGTCCGGCGGCGTAGATTCCTCCGTAACCGCAATGCTGCTGCACCGTGCGATCGGCAAAAACCTGACCTGCGTATTCGTGGATAACGGTCTGCTGCGCCTGAACGAAGCACAGCAGGTCATGGATATGTTTGGTGACCACTTCGGCCTGAATATCGTTCACGTTGAAGGTGAGCAGCGCTTCCTGGATGCGCTGAAAGGCGAGAACGATCCGGAAGCGAAACGTAAGATCATCGGCCGCGTATTCGTTGAAGTGTTCGACGAAGAAGCGCTGAAGCTGGAAGACGTGAAATGGCTGGCGCAGGGCACTATCTACCCTGACGTGATCGAATCTGCCGCTTCCGCTACCGGTAAAGCGCACGTCATCAAATCTCACCATAACGTCGGCGGCCTGCCGAAAGAGATGAAGATGGGTCTGGTTGAACCGCTGCGTGAGCTGTTCAAAGACGAAGTGCGTAAGATTGGTCTGGAGCTGGGCCTGCCGTACGACATGCTGTACCGTCACCCGTTCCCGGGGCCGGGTCTCGGCGTTCGCGTGCTGGGCGAAGTGAAGAAAGAGTACTGCGACCTGTTGCGTCGCGCGGATGCTATCTTCATCGAAGAACTGCACAAAGCCGACCTGTACAACAAAGTCAGCCAGGCGTTCACCGTATTCCTGCCGGTCCGTTCCGTTGGCGTCATGGGCGATGGCCGCAAATACGACTGGGTTGTTTCCCTGCGTGCGGTAGAAACCATCGACTTTATGACCGCGCACTGGGCACACCTGCCGTATGACTTCTTAGGCCGGGTGTCTAACCGTATCATCAACGAAGTGAACGGCATTTCCCGCGTGGTGTATGACATCAGCGGTAAGCCGCCAGCGACGATTGAGTGGGAATAA
- a CDS encoding McrC family protein: MTHLTVHEWGSVSVGTQDEGECHTFTRAQANLLLAVARAHPLANKHGTNILIDRHSKIFAGQMVGVIAAPGCSLEILPKIDNEANESDTAIRSRLIRMLDVALGLKLGHGQVATMARQNSTLLDILIRLFADRLLTEVKRGLPHAYMAQEDDLSALKGRLNVTRQFTTLSVRPDRLACRYDTLSADTALLRIMKSCVIMLRSYAHATETIRRLNELHYLFADISDVSLSQLPWSQVNIDRTNRRWGTLYEFARLFLNRSWQATHHDRRAQTGFTLLFPMNDLFESYVAALARKAIHGRDWTLYAQGGRLFCLTEEKEDGKACFQTKPDLLIKQSNKNRVIIDTKWKCIRSNIDDPKSGVLQADVYQMMAYGQIYDCAELILLYPHHNRLGNHELTAGYRILAGEKRLTVASVELAHDENTIIKRLYDLISAAFLN, translated from the coding sequence ATGACGCACTTGACCGTCCATGAATGGGGCAGCGTTTCTGTTGGTACGCAGGATGAAGGAGAATGCCATACTTTTACTCGCGCTCAGGCCAATCTCCTGCTCGCAGTCGCGCGCGCGCATCCTTTAGCGAATAAGCATGGCACCAACATATTAATCGATCGGCATAGCAAAATTTTTGCAGGCCAGATGGTGGGCGTGATTGCCGCGCCGGGATGCAGCCTGGAGATTTTACCCAAGATAGATAACGAGGCTAACGAATCGGACACCGCAATTCGAAGCCGCCTTATTCGCATGCTCGACGTGGCCCTCGGGCTTAAACTTGGGCACGGGCAAGTTGCAACGATGGCGCGGCAAAACAGTACCCTACTCGATATCCTTATACGTCTGTTCGCCGATCGATTATTAACAGAAGTTAAGCGTGGGCTACCGCACGCTTATATGGCACAAGAAGACGACCTGTCCGCACTGAAGGGGCGGCTCAACGTCACCCGACAATTTACCACTCTTTCCGTGCGGCCTGACCGACTTGCTTGCCGCTACGACACGCTGTCAGCAGATACTGCGCTACTTCGTATTATGAAATCGTGCGTCATCATGCTGCGCAGTTATGCTCACGCAACCGAAACTATCCGTCGACTGAATGAACTACATTATCTGTTTGCAGATATCAGTGATGTATCGCTTAGCCAACTCCCCTGGTCACAGGTCAACATCGACAGGACCAACCGGCGTTGGGGAACGCTTTACGAATTTGCACGCTTATTCCTGAATCGTAGTTGGCAGGCTACTCACCACGACAGACGCGCGCAAACCGGGTTCACGCTACTTTTCCCGATGAACGATCTGTTTGAAAGCTATGTGGCAGCACTCGCCAGGAAGGCTATCCACGGTCGTGACTGGACGCTCTACGCTCAAGGCGGTCGCTTGTTTTGCCTGACTGAAGAGAAAGAAGATGGCAAGGCCTGTTTTCAGACTAAACCCGATCTTCTCATCAAACAAAGCAATAAAAATAGGGTGATCATCGATACGAAATGGAAATGTATCAGGAGCAATATTGACGATCCTAAAAGCGGTGTCTTACAAGCTGATGTCTATCAGATGATGGCTTATGGCCAGATATATGATTGTGCGGAACTTATACTCCTCTACCCCCACCATAATCGGTTGGGCAACCACGAGTTAACGGCCGGCTATAGAATTTTGGCCGGAGAGAAGCGCTTAACGGTTGCAAGCGTTGAACTCGCGCATGATGAAAATACGATTATCAAGCGGTTGTACGATTTAATTTCGGCGGCGTTTTTAAACTGA
- a CDS encoding AAA family ATPase: MLEIEYREWLEARGAQALSARNTRVYAIKTIEKNLAALGSPYNDLNEAYKADGFAQLRERIKQIRNNAKNGGYEYRILMPESKNPLNRLVSWNSWLGQYGRFLSGDISQTDRIWDYVRHHYIAPARERGEKSVVMATDALNSEMNMSMSWTDICETLANSEFQELANVPAPLMDEAAKKITFILMEGEETVSQEPSNPTNLILYGPPGTGKTYNTAREAVALCDGTADYPLTPEGREELMDRYNELMAEKRISFVTFHQSYDYETFVEGLRPETDGDETLSTGFRLVPVPGIFREICALADQARTRKRPLQHTSEFDLKGRHFWKMAQGTIGSEDDVYEDAQANGYIALGWGGAIDWSAEKFSSFDAIKDEWLKQNPGNQTPSNWTQTYPFRSEMKVGDIVIVPYGNTAFRAIAEVTGDYYFVPSAEGYYAHRRRVRWLLTLNDPLPLDTIVEGKFTMRTLYSLPARRVNIAGLSRLINVNEEPEYKSIEPVKPEQFVLIIDEINRANISKVFGELITLLEPDKRLGMTNALTVTLPYSKKKDFGIPANLHIIGTMNTADRSIALLDTALRRRFNFREMAPEADLLGVVENINLRAVLTTINRRIEYLVDREHRIGHAFFMHCKTKFQIEEVMRNKVIPLLQEYFFDDWSRISTVLGDGFIQNESITPPPGIDGEKMLSWSVRPTFKENAFKQLEGHAQPISDQDSLMANGKE; encoded by the coding sequence ATGCTTGAAATTGAATATCGTGAATGGCTAGAGGCCAGAGGAGCCCAAGCGTTATCTGCCCGAAATACTCGAGTTTACGCGATAAAAACGATTGAGAAAAACCTTGCGGCATTAGGTTCCCCATACAACGACCTCAATGAGGCCTATAAAGCGGATGGTTTTGCTCAATTACGTGAACGCATCAAGCAAATTCGTAACAATGCAAAAAACGGTGGCTATGAATATCGCATCTTAATGCCTGAATCAAAAAACCCGCTCAACAGATTAGTCAGTTGGAATAGCTGGCTGGGGCAATACGGTCGATTCCTTAGTGGTGATATTTCCCAAACCGATCGAATATGGGACTATGTCCGTCATCACTACATAGCACCTGCGCGTGAACGCGGTGAGAAGTCTGTGGTAATGGCCACTGATGCTCTCAATAGTGAAATGAATATGAGTATGAGCTGGACAGATATCTGCGAGACATTGGCAAACAGCGAATTCCAGGAGCTAGCGAATGTGCCCGCCCCGCTAATGGATGAAGCCGCAAAAAAAATAACATTTATACTCATGGAAGGAGAGGAAACCGTGTCCCAGGAACCATCAAATCCAACAAACCTCATTCTTTATGGCCCACCGGGTACAGGGAAAACCTATAATACAGCCCGCGAAGCCGTAGCACTTTGCGATGGGACGGCCGACTATCCGTTGACGCCAGAGGGACGAGAGGAATTAATGGACCGCTACAACGAATTGATGGCTGAAAAGCGCATCAGTTTCGTCACCTTCCATCAAAGCTATGATTATGAAACTTTCGTCGAAGGGCTTCGCCCCGAAACTGATGGCGATGAAACCTTATCAACGGGATTTCGACTTGTTCCCGTTCCAGGCATATTCCGGGAAATTTGTGCCCTTGCCGATCAGGCCCGAACCCGAAAGCGCCCCCTTCAACATACATCGGAATTTGATCTAAAAGGTCGTCATTTTTGGAAAATGGCGCAAGGTACGATTGGCTCCGAAGACGATGTCTATGAGGATGCGCAGGCAAATGGCTACATTGCTCTCGGCTGGGGAGGCGCAATAGACTGGAGCGCAGAGAAATTTTCATCCTTCGACGCGATAAAAGATGAATGGCTCAAACAAAATCCAGGCAATCAAACGCCAAGTAACTGGACGCAAACTTACCCCTTCCGTAGCGAAATGAAAGTCGGTGACATTGTCATCGTGCCATATGGAAATACAGCTTTTCGGGCTATCGCTGAAGTGACTGGTGATTATTACTTCGTTCCTTCAGCCGAAGGCTACTATGCGCATCGCCGTCGTGTCCGCTGGCTTTTGACACTCAACGATCCGCTTCCCCTCGACACCATTGTCGAAGGCAAATTTACCATGCGGACGCTGTATTCATTGCCAGCCAGAAGGGTGAACATTGCAGGCTTAAGCAGATTGATCAACGTCAATGAAGAACCCGAGTATAAATCGATCGAGCCAGTAAAGCCGGAGCAGTTTGTCCTGATTATAGATGAAATTAACCGAGCAAATATCTCAAAGGTATTTGGTGAATTAATTACGCTATTGGAACCAGACAAGCGTCTTGGCATGACCAACGCGCTCACCGTAACCCTGCCCTATTCGAAAAAGAAAGACTTTGGTATCCCCGCTAATCTGCATATTATTGGCACAATGAACACCGCCGATCGGTCAATCGCTTTACTCGATACCGCTCTCAGACGCCGATTCAATTTTCGCGAAATGGCTCCCGAAGCAGACCTCCTGGGCGTGGTAGAAAACATCAATCTGCGCGCCGTTCTAACAACAATTAATCGTCGAATCGAATATCTGGTAGATCGTGAACATCGTATAGGCCATGCATTCTTTATGCATTGTAAAACCAAGTTTCAGATTGAAGAAGTCATGCGCAATAAAGTCATACCTCTTTTGCAAGAGTATTTCTTTGACGATTGGAGCCGGATATCAACAGTACTCGGCGATGGATTTATTCAAAATGAATCCATCACACCACCGCCAGGAATTGATGGTGAGAAAATGCTTAGTTGGTCGGTACGTCCGACATTTAAGGAAAATGCCTTTAAGCAACTAGAGGGTCATGCCCAACCGATATCTGACCAGGATTCATTAATGGCGAATGGCAAAGAATAA
- a CDS encoding MFS transporter: protein MKTPAAPFSVTLAAGVNQMINWGISFYMPGTFARAIAQDTGWPPTHIYGGLTLAMLTMALFSPWVARLLAYFGGQRVVMGGTLLIAVGCLTMSVVHSLAGWYCVWFISGIGMRLALYDGLFAALVNLYGHRARPTISRVTLAGGLASALFWPLGSALLILTDWRHALLVYSLLGLISALLLWRMPNQTLPKTPARQSASISSQDRRMGLLYAVLIALVTFISNGTSTHLPEFIASHGLPITVGILWGIGQTGARFLEVASGSALTPIKLTLLTTLFIPLCFALGISSTHIAWAAGGFIFGYGAINGLTTVFKATLPLQLFAAEDYARRTGVLLIPAQLLAAISPFAYAWLNQTIGIRGSLHVSTVLALVVFALAVTIALCQTAHSTKTCDKSPYS from the coding sequence ATGAAAACACCTGCCGCACCGTTCTCCGTTACCCTCGCCGCCGGCGTCAATCAGATGATCAACTGGGGAATCTCATTTTATATGCCGGGTACCTTTGCCCGGGCTATTGCTCAGGACACCGGCTGGCCGCCCACGCATATCTACGGCGGGCTCACGCTGGCGATGCTCACGATGGCGCTATTCTCGCCGTGGGTTGCCCGCCTGCTGGCCTATTTTGGCGGCCAGCGCGTGGTGATGGGCGGTACGCTGCTGATTGCCGTGGGCTGCCTGACGATGTCTGTCGTGCATAGCCTGGCCGGCTGGTATTGCGTCTGGTTTATTTCCGGCATCGGGATGCGTCTGGCGCTCTATGACGGCCTGTTCGCCGCACTGGTGAATCTTTACGGCCATCGGGCCAGGCCAACCATCTCTCGCGTAACGCTCGCGGGCGGGCTGGCCTCGGCGCTGTTCTGGCCGCTGGGCAGCGCACTGTTAATTCTGACCGACTGGCGCCATGCGCTGCTGGTTTATAGCCTGCTGGGGCTCATCAGCGCCCTGCTGCTGTGGCGAATGCCAAACCAAACGCTACCGAAGACGCCCGCGCGACAATCCGCATCAATTTCTTCTCAGGACCGGCGAATGGGCCTGCTGTATGCCGTATTGATTGCGCTGGTGACCTTTATTTCCAACGGCACCTCAACCCATCTGCCGGAGTTTATTGCGAGCCACGGTCTTCCCATCACCGTGGGCATACTGTGGGGAATCGGGCAGACCGGCGCACGCTTTCTGGAAGTCGCCTCAGGGTCGGCGCTTACGCCAATCAAACTGACGCTGCTCACCACGCTATTTATCCCGCTGTGCTTTGCCCTCGGTATCAGCAGCACGCATATTGCCTGGGCCGCGGGGGGGTTTATCTTTGGCTATGGGGCGATCAACGGCCTGACCACGGTGTTTAAGGCCACGCTGCCACTTCAGCTTTTCGCCGCCGAAGATTATGCCCGACGCACCGGTGTCCTGCTGATTCCTGCCCAACTGCTGGCCGCCATCTCGCCCTTTGCCTACGCCTGGCTGAACCAGACGATTGGGATTCGCGGCAGCCTTCACGTTTCCACCGTGCTGGCGCTGGTTGTCTTCGCGCTGGCGGTGACCATTGCGCTGTGCCAGACTGCTCACAGCACAAAAACGTGTGATAAATCACCCTATTCCTGA
- a CDS encoding LysR family transcriptional regulator, with amino-acid sequence MTTLNLGNLATFRLVVQRGSFSAAADLLGLSQPAVSLQVRQLEQFLQARLIERTGRGIKPTAAGMALLKHGERIEHAVNEALLSVNECSDSVNGEVSLGTGATACIHLLPPLLQQLRARYPQLTVRVTTGNTPDIVRAIDENRLDIGLVTLPAGGRSLEVMPAQREEFVLIMAASSQAPLAEATPEVLRALPLIAFEAGSGTRDLIDGWFRLAGVEVRPVMQLGSIEAIKRMVVAGLGYSIIPRMAVDKPRDREGLYVCSLAPLLHRQLAIVMRQDKLLSKGIVEVMRLLQSET; translated from the coding sequence ATGACGACGCTGAATCTGGGAAATCTGGCTACCTTCCGTCTGGTGGTGCAGCGCGGTAGCTTTTCTGCCGCTGCCGACCTGCTGGGGCTTTCGCAGCCCGCGGTGAGTTTACAGGTGCGCCAGCTTGAACAGTTTTTACAGGCCAGGCTGATTGAGCGAACCGGGCGCGGCATCAAGCCGACGGCGGCGGGGATGGCGCTGTTAAAACACGGCGAACGGATTGAACACGCGGTGAACGAGGCGCTTCTGTCGGTTAATGAATGCAGCGACAGCGTAAATGGCGAGGTTTCATTGGGCACCGGTGCCACCGCGTGTATTCATCTGCTGCCACCGTTGTTGCAGCAGCTGCGCGCTCGCTATCCGCAGCTGACGGTGAGAGTGACCACCGGTAATACGCCGGATATCGTGCGCGCAATTGACGAAAACCGGCTTGATATCGGGCTGGTGACGCTTCCCGCTGGTGGCCGGAGTCTGGAGGTGATGCCTGCGCAGCGTGAGGAATTCGTGCTGATTATGGCCGCCTCCTCGCAGGCGCCGCTGGCAGAGGCGACGCCCGAGGTGCTGCGGGCGCTGCCGTTGATTGCCTTTGAAGCGGGCAGCGGAACGCGTGATTTGATTGACGGCTGGTTCCGGCTTGCGGGCGTCGAGGTGCGGCCTGTAATGCAGCTTGGCAGCATTGAAGCCATTAAGCGAATGGTGGTGGCGGGTCTCGGCTACAGCATTATTCCCCGTATGGCGGTCGATAAGCCCCGCGATCGCGAAGGTCTGTACGTGTGCTCACTTGCACCGTTGTTGCACCGGCAGCTGGCTATCGTGATGCGTCAGGATAAGCTTCTCAGCAAGGGGATTGTCGAGGTAATGCGTTTATTGCAAAGCGAGACGTAA
- a CDS encoding YfgG family protein, whose product MSQVTSLRKRHRFNSRMTRIVLLISFIFFFGRFVYSSIGAWHHHQDKKESQQSSLSQPTPAAQNDDR is encoded by the coding sequence GTGAGCCAGGTTACCAGCCTACGAAAACGACACCGATTTAACAGTCGAATGACCCGGATCGTGCTGCTTATCAGTTTTATCTTCTTCTTCGGACGCTTCGTCTACTCTTCCATCGGTGCGTGGCATCACCACCAGGACAAAAAAGAATCCCAGCAGAGCAGCCTTTCGCAGCCGACGCCTGCGGCCCAGAACGACGATCGTTAA
- a CDS encoding EAL domain-containing protein encodes MNFCKIYKQYRDCWWCLPLILPLVILPIIKFANTYTYVGGGKTYLYYLPLPFLLCMMLFFGWRALPGIIAGVGLYLTRDLHIVEEIGLTLQFLIPTLIAWGGYHYFHSGRKMVSHGDMQLMAHRLFWQMFVPSTLFMFLIQFTLYIGVYPSLSDAQWTSPLTQRNLINYQALLVGYLTGVPLCYLLIRLIRNPYYLRSFISQVRRDFDPKVTWPEMAVWCGAVVWIFSMLMIPLDNASTIFSTNYTLSLLLPIMLWGSMRFGYRFISVVWTIMLIVAIHYHYHYVPRSAGYSVQLAITSSSFLVFSFIIAYMAMLSSRQRAIHERVRRMAFIDPVVNLPNMRALSRAISHTPWSVLCFLRMPDLEMLTRHYGIMLRINYKQNLAEYLSEVLRPGEGVYQLNGSELAVLLHTESYKERIDDLYAHLKLFRYSWNGMPLQPQIGVSYCYIQSPVAHLSLMLGELNTVAELSLVTDRAENLQRRGAQHLQQELKDKIAMMVRVQQALENDRFRLMAQPIVGIRGDDYHEVLLRMLGDDDELISPTLFLPVAHEFGMVSRIDLWVLENTLRFMASHRESHPGMRLALNLAPSTASGLGFARRVAELLEQHGIEAWQLVFEITESHSLVNVEQARRTLSELRELGCRVAIDDFGTGYASYARLKHISADILKIDGSFIRNIATSSLDYQIVSSICHLARMKKMRVVAEYVENDAIHQAAIALGIDYLQGYSIGKPAPLEELAAVKTSENVESSRDSFVGGSLLGDF; translated from the coding sequence ATGAATTTCTGTAAAATATATAAGCAATATCGCGATTGTTGGTGGTGTCTGCCGCTGATTTTGCCGCTGGTGATATTGCCAATAATTAAATTTGCTAATACGTATACTTATGTTGGTGGCGGAAAAACCTACCTTTATTATCTGCCGTTGCCATTTCTGTTGTGCATGATGCTGTTTTTTGGCTGGCGCGCGCTGCCGGGTATCATCGCTGGCGTGGGGCTGTATTTAACGCGCGACCTGCACATTGTCGAAGAGATTGGCCTGACGCTGCAGTTTCTGATTCCCACGCTGATTGCTTGGGGCGGTTACCATTATTTCCACAGCGGGCGGAAGATGGTGTCGCACGGCGACATGCAGCTAATGGCACACCGGCTGTTCTGGCAGATGTTTGTCCCCTCGACGCTGTTTATGTTCCTGATACAGTTCACATTGTATATCGGCGTCTATCCGAGCCTTAGCGATGCTCAGTGGACCTCACCGCTTACGCAGCGTAACCTGATCAACTACCAGGCGCTGCTGGTGGGCTATTTGACCGGCGTGCCGCTCTGCTATTTGCTGATTAGGCTTATTCGTAACCCTTATTATCTTCGGAGCTTTATTTCTCAGGTTCGCCGCGATTTCGACCCTAAAGTCACGTGGCCGGAAATGGCGGTATGGTGCGGCGCGGTTGTGTGGATTTTTTCCATGCTGATGATACCGCTGGACAACGCCAGCACCATTTTCAGCACAAACTACACGCTCTCGTTGCTGCTGCCGATCATGCTCTGGGGCTCCATGCGTTTTGGCTACCGTTTTATTTCGGTGGTCTGGACCATTATGCTGATTGTGGCCATTCACTATCACTACCACTATGTGCCGCGCAGCGCGGGCTACAGCGTTCAGCTGGCGATCACCTCGTCCAGCTTCCTGGTGTTCTCGTTTATTATTGCCTACATGGCGATGCTCTCAAGCCGCCAGCGCGCGATTCACGAGCGGGTACGACGGATGGCCTTTATCGACCCGGTGGTTAATCTGCCCAATATGCGGGCCCTGAGCCGGGCGATTAGTCACACGCCGTGGTCGGTGCTCTGTTTCCTGCGTATGCCGGATCTCGAGATGCTAACGCGGCATTACGGCATTATGCTGCGCATCAACTACAAACAAAACCTGGCGGAGTACCTGAGCGAAGTGCTGCGCCCGGGCGAAGGTGTGTACCAGCTGAACGGCAGTGAGCTGGCGGTGCTTCTGCATACGGAGTCTTACAAAGAGCGTATTGACGATCTCTATGCGCACCTCAAGCTGTTCCGCTACAGCTGGAACGGGATGCCGTTACAGCCGCAGATCGGCGTCAGCTACTGCTACATTCAATCGCCGGTGGCGCATCTTTCGTTGATGCTGGGAGAACTGAATACGGTGGCTGAACTGTCGCTGGTGACCGATCGTGCGGAAAACCTTCAGCGTCGCGGAGCGCAGCATCTGCAGCAGGAGCTAAAAGATAAAATCGCGATGATGGTCCGCGTCCAGCAAGCGCTGGAGAACGATCGCTTTCGCCTGATGGCGCAGCCGATTGTCGGCATCCGCGGCGATGACTATCACGAAGTGCTGCTGCGTATGCTGGGGGACGATGACGAACTGATTTCGCCGACGCTGTTCCTGCCGGTGGCGCATGAGTTTGGTATGGTGTCGCGTATCGATCTGTGGGTGCTGGAGAATACGCTGCGCTTTATGGCCAGCCACCGCGAAAGTCACCCGGGGATGCGTCTGGCACTGAATCTTGCGCCCTCCACGGCGAGCGGGCTGGGGTTTGCCCGACGGGTTGCCGAACTGTTGGAACAGCACGGTATTGAGGCGTGGCAGCTGGTGTTTGAGATCACCGAAAGCCATTCGTTGGTCAACGTTGAGCAGGCGCGGCGCACGCTGAGCGAACTGCGGGAGCTGGGCTGTCGGGTGGCGATCGATGACTTTGGTACGGGCTATGCCAGCTACGCGCGGCTTAAGCACATCAGCGCCGATATTCTCAAAATTGACGGCAGCTTTATTCGCAATATTGCGACCAGCAGTCTGGACTACCAGATTGTGTCGTCAATTTGCCATCTGGCGCGGATGAAGAAAATGCGCGTAGTCGCTGAGTACGTGGAAAACGACGCTATTCATCAGGCGGCGATTGCGCTGGGCATTGATTATCTGCAGGGGTACAGCATTGGCAAGCCAGCTCCCCTGGAGGAGCTGGCGGCAGTGAAGACAAGCGAAAACGTGGAATCAAGCCGCGACAGTTTCGTCGGGGGCTCGCTCCTCGGTGATTTTTAA